In Fundulus heteroclitus isolate FHET01 unplaced genomic scaffold, MU-UCD_Fhet_4.1 scaffold_37, whole genome shotgun sequence, the following are encoded in one genomic region:
- the LOC118560036 gene encoding condensin-2 complex subunit D3-like, translated as MVATMTKAVLQVAQKKVLSQVQKKAFIENTIPLIISLKNLLEQKRSPVLKDLMAYLQVTMQDYRNNVKEIFAGDEQLAAEVEFALKMAEKEKEMQEQIENCSLTPGDQTPTAKVRKKP; from the exons ATGGTGGCCACCATGACCAAGGCTGTCCTGCAAGTGGCACAGAAGAAGGTGTTGTCACAG GTCCAGAAGAAGGCCTTCATAGAAAACACAATTCCTCTGATCATCAGCCTAAAGAACCTTCTGGAGCAGAAACGATCTCCTGTCCTCAAAGACCTTATGGCCTACCTCCAG GTGACGATGCAGGACTACCGTAACAATGTGAAGGAGATCTTCGCTGGAGATGAGCAGCTGGCGGCTGAAGTGGAGTTTGCTCTGAAGATGGCAGAAAAGGAAAAGGAGATGCAGGAACAGATAGAGAACTGCAGCCTGACACCAGGTGACCAAACACCCACTGCAAAGGTCAGAAAAAAGCCCTAA